The genomic DNA GGCCACCCGGACGCTCTCCTGCTTCGTCCTGGTGCTGGGCCACTCGCGCGCCATGTACGCGCGCTTCTTCCTGGGCCAAACCATGGAGTGCTTCCTCCAGGGCCACGTCCAAGCCTTCGAAGCGCTGGGCGGCGTGCCTCGCAACCTCCTCTACGACAACCTGAAGTCCGTCGTGCTGCAGAGGGCCGGAGACGTCATTCACTTCCACCCGCGCATATTGGAAGCCGCCGGCCACTACCACTTCGTCCCCAAGCCCTGCGCCCCCTACCGCGGCAATGAGAAGGGAAAGGTGGAGCGCACCATCCGCTACCTGCGCGACTCCTTCTTCTCCGCGCGCACCTTCCACAGCCTCGACGACGTCAACCGCCAACTGCAGCGCTGGGTGGAGGAGGTGGCCCACCAGCGCCGGGTGCCCGGCGACGCCTCGGGCCGCACGGTGGCGCAGGCCCTGGAAGCCGAGCGCTCCCTGCTGCTGCCGCTGCCCGCGCACCCGCTGCCCACCGACGTGGTGCGCCCCGCCGCCTCCGGCAAGACGCCCTACGTGCGCTTCGACGGCAACGACTACTCCATTCCCGAGGGCCTGGTGCGCCGGCCCCTCACGCTGGTTGCCTCGTCCACCACGGTGCGCCTCCTCGACGGCGCCGTGGAAGCCGCCTCGCACGTGCGCAGCTGGGACAAGGGCGCCGTCGTCGAGGATGCCAGCCACCTGGCTGCCCTGGCCAGGCGCAAGGCCCACGCCCACGAGCTGCGTGGCAGGGACTTGCTGCGCGCACGCTGCCCGCACGCCGAGCAACTCCTCCAGGCGCTCACCAGCCGCGGCGACAACCTCGGCAACCACACCGTGAAGCTGCTGGCGCTGGCCGACAGGTACGGCTCCGCCGAAACCGACGCCGCCATCGCCGAGACGCTCGCTCGCGGCGCACTCGGCCCCGCCGCCGTCGCCCACG from Myxococcus xanthus includes the following:
- the istA gene encoding IS21 family transposase, with the protein product MIGLEVRARIRQLHYAEGWPVGTIATQLGLHHDTVEAALEDAPVASADRSTAKPTVLGPYTDFIDVTLKAHPRLRATRLFHMVKARGYLGGYEQVKRYVRRVRPGPQAEAFLRRNTLPGEEAQVDWGSFGKVRVGRATRTLSCFVLVLGHSRAMYARFFLGQTMECFLQGHVQAFEALGGVPRNLLYDNLKSVVLQRAGDVIHFHPRILEAAGHYHFVPKPCAPYRGNEKGKVERTIRYLRDSFFSARTFHSLDDVNRQLQRWVEEVAHQRRVPGDASGRTVAQALEAERSLLLPLPAHPLPTDVVRPAASGKTPYVRFDGNDYSIPEGLVRRPLTLVASSTTVRLLDGAVEAASHVRSWDKGAVVEDASHLAALARRKAHAHELRGRDLLRARCPHAEQLLQALTSRGDNLGNHTVKLLALADRYGSAETDAAIAETLARGALGPAAVAHVLDQRSRKRGAPPPLPLVLPDDPRVREQRVPQHSLNPYDALLGRDTEQVP